A single Parachlamydiales bacterium DNA region contains:
- the ispD gene encoding 2-C-methyl-D-erythritol 4-phosphate cytidylyltransferase, which yields MTQNASVAFILLAGGSATRMGGSIPKPFISLKGKPVINYSLDLFEQVPHLTEIVVVCAEAYHPYVQHDVTFALPGKRRQDSVLNGIKALKTKPQLIAVHDAARPLIDLPLLERIIAAATLSSAALAAVPVKSTIKFASTSGHVEQTPDRNLLWEAQTPQIFTLDLLLKAFHDPINTQFDASDDAALVERIGHRPTLVMGSYSNIKLTTPEDIPLAESFLI from the coding sequence ATGACGCAAAATGCTTCAGTGGCCTTTATCCTTCTTGCAGGCGGTTCTGCTACACGCATGGGTGGATCTATTCCCAAACCATTCATTTCACTGAAAGGCAAGCCCGTCATCAACTATTCACTTGATCTCTTTGAACAAGTTCCCCATCTCACTGAAATTGTTGTTGTCTGCGCAGAAGCTTACCACCCTTATGTACAACATGACGTCACTTTCGCTTTACCTGGAAAAAGGCGTCAAGATTCAGTGTTAAATGGAATAAAAGCCCTTAAGACCAAACCTCAACTTATCGCCGTTCACGATGCCGCACGCCCTCTCATCGACTTACCCCTACTGGAACGCATCATCGCCGCTGCAACCCTCTCAAGTGCCGCTTTAGCCGCCGTACCCGTTAAGTCTACCATTAAATTCGCCAGCACTTCCGGTCATGTCGAGCAAACTCCCGACCGCAATCTCCTTTGGGAAGCGCAGACACCCCAGATTTTCACGTTAGATCTTCTTTTGAAAGCCTTCCATGACCCCATTAATACCCAATTCGATGCCTCCGATGACGCCGCTTTAGTGGAACGCATTGGACATCGCCCCACCCTTGTAATGGGTAGTTACAGCAACATCAAATTGACAACGCCGGAGGATATCCCCCTAGCCGAGTCATTCTTAATATGA
- the lpxG gene encoding UDP-2,3-diacylglucosamine diphosphatase LpxG: MNKAEPSSHKVFDALCIASIIGIWPRYCEPNILSTNYVTLKIKDLPAELDGLRILQFSDLHISSDSSDKFLAKVQKKAAKFSADINIFSGDFLCRSQLDAQSKEKLSQFLNSFPKARYGSFAVLGNHDYAEFVSTNKEGEYAISSTDKSAVSRGLSKIFSRSKAPNAMRIDVHNVPLHNELLQLLAKTPFRLLHNVSSTIPINGSALNIAGLGEYSLGRFDPENAFRLWDERFPGIIIAHNPDCAPHLVHFPGAVILSGHTHGGQINFPIIGKRFLSMENPSLKKGMIHTANKWLYVNRGIGSLIPLRWFAPPEILCLTLVQA; this comes from the coding sequence ATGAATAAAGCAGAACCCTCCTCACATAAAGTTTTCGATGCTCTTTGCATAGCATCCATCATCGGCATATGGCCTCGCTACTGCGAGCCCAATATCCTGTCAACCAACTATGTCACGCTTAAAATTAAAGATTTGCCCGCTGAATTAGACGGCCTCCGCATCTTACAATTTAGCGATCTACATATTAGCTCTGACAGTTCTGATAAATTCCTCGCTAAAGTCCAGAAGAAAGCCGCCAAATTCTCAGCAGATATTAACATCTTTTCCGGCGATTTCCTTTGTCGTTCTCAGCTAGACGCGCAGTCAAAAGAAAAGCTAAGTCAATTTCTTAACTCTTTTCCTAAAGCTCGCTATGGATCATTTGCTGTATTGGGAAACCATGATTACGCTGAATTTGTCTCCACAAATAAAGAAGGTGAATATGCAATATCATCCACCGATAAATCCGCTGTTTCCAGAGGGTTAAGTAAGATATTTTCACGTTCAAAAGCCCCCAATGCAATGCGCATAGATGTGCACAATGTACCATTGCACAATGAACTACTCCAACTCTTAGCTAAAACTCCCTTCCGCCTGTTGCATAACGTGTCTTCAACGATTCCAATCAACGGAAGCGCTCTCAACATTGCCGGATTAGGAGAATACTCCTTAGGACGTTTTGATCCTGAAAATGCCTTTAGACTATGGGATGAACGCTTCCCCGGCATCATTATTGCACATAACCCCGACTGCGCACCCCACTTAGTACATTTTCCCGGCGCTGTCATCCTTTCCGGACATACTCATGGCGGACAAATCAACTTCCCTATTATAGGAAAACGCTTCCTCTCAATGGAAAACCCCTCCCTTAAAAAAGGCATGATCCATACCGCAAATAAATGGCTCTATGTCAATAGAGGTATCGGCAGCTTAATTCCTTTGCGCTGGTTCGCTCCTCCTGAAATCCTCTGCCTAACTTTGGTACAGGCATGA
- a CDS encoding SWIB/MDM2 domain-containing protein, with translation MTREKDKKPSAFMKPVQVSEALAQIVGHGPMPRTEVTKKLWDYIKKHNLQDPQNKRNIVPDAKLGKVLGSNSPIDMFKLTSAISKHIKDAELAHAR, from the coding sequence ATGACGAGAGAAAAAGACAAAAAACCTTCAGCTTTCATGAAGCCTGTACAAGTTAGTGAAGCTTTGGCACAAATCGTCGGGCACGGCCCAATGCCACGCACAGAAGTGACAAAAAAACTCTGGGACTACATTAAAAAACACAATCTACAAGATCCCCAAAACAAACGTAACATCGTTCCCGATGCAAAACTCGGTAAAGTGCTAGGATCAAATAGCCCAATCGATATGTTCAAATTGACAAGCGCTATTTCTAAGCACATTAAAGATGCTGAATTAGCACACGCTCGCTAA
- a CDS encoding UTP--glucose-1-phosphate uridylyltransferase, translating into MSLSHGASKKSSIDISSLERLLGQWHSALNATEKEELLRELPVVKKIFNSYPALVKEIAKLESEPRLAVLQILALDQSEILFGVCHQMDDNKRNNFSKVVEILRNTDHFYSSIGGILGYHLAILRKLEAKDAKTHHYELPPTYDVREDQNLRRSVIRSGIEAMNALSEIYVVGGAADRLELKDPLTNIPLPAAMLPYLGNTLLEGLLRDLQAREYLYFKLIGRQVETPLVMMTSESNSNHQLIEDYLKQKSWYGRDPVSFKIATQPLVPLISTEGNWCVEKEFTPYLRPGGHGALWKIALDEGVFDWLIKQGRKYTLIRQINNPAAGIDGTLLAFAGIGSSQKKTFGFAACERLPGASEGVDVLVPHVEDSLVRYSITNIEYTDLPKELQPGQKGSQVYPANTNILFADIKAIKHVITANPLPGLVINMKTTVSTPLGEVQAGRVESLMQNIADSVLSAPFANGVKPTKDDLPSFVMLNARQKTISTAKKAYKEGSGLNETPQGAYYYLLNAYYELLKVHCGVEIQGPGTEEEYLKNDWGFLAYLHPALGPQFEIISQKIRGGNFSKHSVLELEIAELDLFNIELNGCLRVRADTPLGEYSLGRLAYSHKGGKCTLRNVTILNEGVERADAIPWKKELKYKECLEIVLHGDAEFYAQNVTFKGAKRYEVPPGYRLKISQNEEGIRESLQKISFPSWWWHYSFAADGTVVLRKMAQA; encoded by the coding sequence ATGAGTTTATCCCACGGAGCTTCTAAAAAATCTTCAATAGATATTAGCTCTTTAGAGAGATTGTTGGGACAATGGCATAGCGCATTGAATGCCACAGAGAAAGAAGAGCTTTTGCGGGAGCTGCCGGTCGTAAAAAAAATCTTCAATTCTTACCCTGCTTTAGTAAAAGAGATAGCTAAGTTAGAGAGCGAGCCCCGTCTAGCCGTTTTGCAAATTCTTGCCTTGGACCAATCAGAAATACTCTTTGGTGTATGCCATCAGATGGATGACAATAAAAGGAATAATTTTAGCAAGGTTGTAGAGATCTTGCGCAATACAGATCATTTTTATTCTTCCATTGGAGGGATCTTAGGATACCATCTAGCTATCTTACGTAAACTGGAAGCTAAAGATGCCAAAACGCACCACTATGAATTACCCCCGACATATGATGTTAGGGAGGATCAAAATCTGCGAAGAAGTGTTATCAGATCCGGCATAGAAGCCATGAATGCTTTGTCAGAGATCTATGTTGTGGGGGGTGCGGCAGATAGGTTGGAATTAAAAGATCCTCTAACAAATATCCCTTTGCCCGCAGCTATGCTCCCTTACTTAGGTAATACATTATTGGAAGGATTACTTAGGGATTTGCAGGCTCGTGAATATCTTTATTTCAAGCTGATCGGTCGACAAGTTGAAACGCCTTTAGTGATGATGACCTCTGAGAGTAACTCAAACCATCAGCTTATTGAGGACTATCTCAAGCAAAAAAGTTGGTACGGCAGAGATCCTGTATCATTCAAAATAGCGACACAGCCGCTAGTCCCCTTGATTTCTACGGAAGGCAACTGGTGCGTTGAAAAAGAATTCACACCCTATTTAAGACCGGGCGGACATGGTGCATTATGGAAGATAGCTTTGGACGAAGGCGTTTTTGATTGGCTGATCAAGCAAGGGAGAAAGTATACGCTCATTCGCCAGATAAATAACCCTGCTGCAGGGATAGACGGAACTCTGCTGGCATTTGCAGGAATAGGTTCTAGTCAAAAAAAGACGTTCGGATTTGCTGCCTGCGAGCGTCTTCCCGGTGCATCTGAAGGAGTAGATGTATTAGTGCCGCATGTGGAAGATTCTTTGGTACGTTATTCCATCACAAATATAGAATATACAGACTTGCCTAAAGAGCTTCAGCCTGGTCAAAAAGGCAGTCAAGTTTATCCTGCAAATACCAATATTCTTTTTGCAGATATAAAAGCAATAAAGCACGTCATCACAGCCAATCCGCTCCCTGGGTTAGTGATCAATATGAAAACAACTGTTTCGACTCCCTTAGGTGAAGTGCAAGCGGGTAGGGTTGAAAGCTTAATGCAAAATATTGCTGATTCAGTTTTATCAGCACCTTTTGCAAATGGCGTAAAACCTACAAAAGATGACTTGCCCTCTTTTGTGATGTTGAATGCACGACAAAAGACAATTTCTACAGCAAAAAAAGCATATAAAGAGGGGAGTGGATTAAATGAAACGCCTCAGGGCGCCTACTACTATCTTCTAAATGCTTATTATGAACTATTGAAAGTCCATTGTGGAGTAGAAATACAAGGTCCAGGCACTGAAGAAGAATATTTGAAAAATGATTGGGGGTTTCTAGCTTATCTACACCCTGCCCTAGGACCTCAATTTGAAATCATCTCACAGAAAATACGCGGCGGCAATTTTTCAAAACACTCTGTTTTAGAATTAGAAATTGCTGAATTAGATTTATTTAATATCGAACTAAACGGTTGTTTAAGGGTGCGTGCTGATACTCCACTAGGTGAATACTCTTTGGGAAGACTTGCCTATAGCCATAAAGGGGGGAAATGTACCCTAAGGAATGTAACGATATTGAACGAAGGCGTGGAAAGAGCGGATGCGATACCTTGGAAAAAGGAGCTAAAATATAAAGAGTGCTTAGAGATTGTTCTGCACGGAGATGCGGAATTCTATGCGCAAAATGTGACTTTTAAAGGGGCAAAGAGATATGAAGTTCCTCCCGGTTACCGTTTGAAGATATCGCAAAACGAAGAAGGTATCAGAGAAAGTTTACAGAAAATTTCCTTTCCATCCTGGTGGTGGCATTATAGCTTTGCGGCTGACGGAACGGTAGTTCTAAGGAAAATGGCCCAAGCCTAA
- a CDS encoding DUF2851 family protein: MLDLYPQLVQLPVKNASISAAESKGKYLTLTERHIQALWWEQIYFKELITYCGKKITVLSPGQWNASSGPDFLKAHLIIEGCEYRGDIEMHLTDSGWEAHTHHTNPHYNKTILHISFWNHPRITPLTTESGKTIPCVYLEDQLNIPHQKILQVIDIDLYPYKPLLGTGNCSSAVFNTLTQDEIKHFLTSASFWRIHQKGKQISSLAENPEQSLTAALARCLGFPHNSSIFLQLYLSLSQLQGTYTTEEYQAYALGACGYFEDSHQEKWLNSQKYRTLLHLWEQRPELGIPKLKLFPQRTRPLHNPIRRIAALSFLLTDTSLKTLPEMLCKEWKESHPLCTKPGDWKKLGEKLKNLLPSYHCEYWNTHYFFEINKEDNSKNDIIIKPLVLLGEQIKKEMMVNVLLPYIYYNNNYENSSNESYCHIYTNLLSEYTYKTTYLKNRFFGNTSNGNILKYTFASQGALQIHFDFCQFFETSCIGCPFIERFNQKRIINNSVANK; encoded by the coding sequence ATGCTAGATTTATACCCTCAACTCGTCCAACTCCCAGTAAAAAACGCCTCTATCTCAGCAGCAGAAAGTAAAGGAAAATATTTAACTCTTACCGAACGACATATACAAGCTCTCTGGTGGGAACAAATTTATTTTAAAGAATTAATTACTTATTGCGGAAAGAAAATTACTGTTCTTTCACCGGGGCAATGGAATGCCTCTTCCGGACCTGATTTTCTTAAAGCCCACTTAATTATAGAGGGATGCGAATATCGGGGGGATATTGAAATGCACCTTACAGATTCCGGATGGGAAGCCCATACCCATCATACTAATCCCCATTACAATAAGACGATTTTGCATATTTCCTTCTGGAACCATCCCCGCATCACCCCCCTCACAACAGAGAGTGGTAAAACAATCCCCTGTGTTTATTTAGAAGATCAACTAAATATCCCTCATCAAAAAATACTCCAGGTCATTGATATAGATCTTTATCCTTACAAGCCTTTATTGGGAACAGGGAATTGTTCCTCAGCAGTTTTCAATACCCTTACTCAGGATGAGATTAAACATTTCCTGACGAGCGCCTCATTCTGGAGAATTCATCAAAAAGGAAAACAAATTTCGTCATTGGCAGAAAATCCAGAACAATCACTGACAGCAGCACTAGCACGCTGCCTGGGCTTTCCCCATAATAGCAGCATCTTCTTGCAGCTTTATCTTTCACTTTCCCAGCTGCAGGGAACGTATACAACAGAAGAATATCAAGCGTATGCATTGGGCGCTTGTGGATACTTTGAGGATTCTCATCAAGAAAAATGGCTAAATTCTCAGAAATACAGAACACTTTTGCACTTATGGGAACAGCGACCGGAGCTAGGCATCCCAAAATTGAAGCTTTTTCCCCAACGAACACGTCCCTTGCATAACCCTATCAGGCGCATAGCAGCGCTTTCATTCTTACTTACAGACACATCTCTCAAGACACTTCCAGAAATGTTGTGCAAAGAATGGAAAGAAAGCCACCCCCTTTGCACAAAACCTGGCGATTGGAAAAAACTAGGGGAAAAATTGAAAAATCTTTTGCCGAGTTATCACTGCGAGTATTGGAATACCCATTACTTTTTTGAAATAAATAAAGAGGACAACTCTAAAAATGACATTATTATTAAACCATTAGTACTATTAGGCGAACAAATTAAAAAAGAAATGATGGTTAACGTACTACTTCCTTACATCTATTACAATAACAATTATGAAAATTCAAGTAATGAATCCTATTGTCATATTTATACTAATTTATTAAGTGAATACACTTATAAAACTACTTATTTAAAAAATAGATTTTTCGGAAACACCTCCAATGGAAACATTCTGAAATATACTTTTGCCTCTCAAGGGGCATTGCAAATACATTTTGATTTTTGTCAATTTTTCGAAACAAGTTGTATTGGATGTCCTTTTATTGAAAGATTTAATCAAAAGAGGATTATAAATAATTCAGTTGCAAATAAATAA
- the prfB gene encoding peptide chain release factor 2 (programmed frameshift): protein MNTEVQERLAQYDRKLTHLLRCLDFEGKETKVKELEVRMEEPSFWDDNATAQKVISECNLLKEWTVPLKSLSTRYNDLEDLLKEVNEASDPQFYSDLLNELGSIEKLLADLEVRRMLAGELDGNNCYLSINSGAGGTESCDWVLMLSRMYQRWAARKGWAVEVVDVLDGDVAGIKSITMKFTGSFAYGYAKAEKGVHRLVRISPFDSNARRHTSFASVDVSPEITDDIQVEIRPDDVRVDTYRSSGAGGQHVNKTDSAVRLTHMPSGIVVACQNQRSQIQNRETCYKMLRSKLYEMEVAEREAKIQALGGEKKDNAWGSQIRNYVFQPYTLVKDTRTKVEKGDILSVMDGDIDEFVNAYLMESG, encoded by the exons ATGAATACTGAAGTGCAAGAAAGATTAGCGCAATACGATCGTAAATTAACGCATCTTTTGAGGTGTCTT GACTTTGAAGGCAAAGAAACTAAAGTCAAAGAACTTGAAGTCCGCATGGAAGAGCCCTCGTTTTGGGATGACAATGCAACTGCCCAAAAAGTCATTAGTGAATGCAACCTCCTGAAAGAGTGGACGGTGCCCTTAAAATCGCTTAGCACACGCTATAATGATCTTGAAGACCTCCTAAAAGAGGTGAATGAAGCTTCTGACCCACAGTTTTATAGTGATCTACTAAACGAATTAGGAAGCATTGAAAAGCTTCTGGCTGACCTTGAAGTGCGCAGGATGCTTGCCGGAGAGCTGGACGGCAATAATTGCTACTTATCGATTAATTCCGGAGCCGGCGGCACAGAATCTTGCGATTGGGTTTTGATGCTTTCACGTATGTACCAACGCTGGGCCGCCCGCAAGGGGTGGGCTGTGGAAGTCGTGGATGTTCTGGACGGCGACGTTGCAGGAATCAAGAGCATTACGATGAAATTTACCGGTTCTTTTGCTTACGGGTATGCTAAAGCTGAAAAGGGAGTGCATCGCTTAGTAAGGATATCACCGTTCGATTCCAATGCACGCAGGCACACTAGCTTTGCCTCTGTAGACGTATCGCCGGAAATTACTGACGATATCCAAGTGGAAATACGTCCCGATGATGTGAGGGTAGATACTTACCGCTCTTCCGGAGCGGGTGGACAGCATGTTAACAAAACTGATTCGGCCGTACGCTTGACACATATGCCCTCAGGAATTGTTGTAGCATGCCAAAACCAGAGAAGCCAGATTCAAAACCGTGAGACCTGCTATAAGATGCTCCGTTCAAAACTCTATGAGATGGAAGTAGCGGAAAGGGAAGCTAAAATTCAAGCTTTGGGTGGCGAGAAAAAAGACAATGCATGGGGTAGCCAAATACGAAACTATGTTTTTCAACCCTACACATTAGTCAAAGATACACGTACAAAAGTTGAAAAAGGTGATATTCTTTCCGTCATGGACGGAGATATCGATGAATTTGTCAACGCCTATTTGATGGAGTCGGGATGA
- a CDS encoding GNAT family N-acetyltransferase, which translates to MSSIELKKIPGLEIRLTTLEDGAYLKEWLGDPAVVRWFPMSDTVEVDDATMRWISFARYHCSVTAVVDGKPAGLATLYLQPYRNLAHQCEFGIIVSPEMRDKGVGSHLLNSLMYLAKERFKIEVLHLQVYADNPAIRLYRRFGFVEFGRQTHWVKSMQPEGNVEYIGRVFMERFL; encoded by the coding sequence ATGAGCAGCATTGAACTGAAAAAGATACCGGGTTTAGAAATTCGATTAACCACGTTGGAAGACGGCGCCTATCTAAAAGAATGGCTAGGTGACCCCGCTGTTGTCCGCTGGTTTCCCATGAGCGATACTGTCGAAGTCGACGACGCAACTATGCGCTGGATAAGCTTTGCCCGTTATCATTGCAGCGTGACAGCTGTAGTCGATGGCAAGCCTGCTGGACTGGCGACGTTATATTTACAGCCATATAGAAATTTGGCGCACCAGTGTGAGTTCGGTATTATCGTTTCACCTGAGATGCGGGATAAAGGAGTAGGTTCCCATCTGTTGAATAGCCTGATGTATTTGGCGAAGGAGCGCTTTAAAATCGAGGTTCTCCATCTTCAAGTCTATGCCGATAACCCGGCAATCAGGCTCTACCGCAGGTTTGGCTTTGTAGAGTTTGGAAGACAAACGCACTGGGTTAAATCTATGCAACCTGAGGGGAACGTAGAGTATATTGGAAGAGTTTTTATGGAGCGTTTTTTGTAG
- a CDS encoding SprT-like domain-containing protein — protein sequence MQECFQDYLQRLLGNKLDLRINDNRSTMLSVKWEPDRTKVSLHRMFLEAPRNVMDGLACYLNREDESIPKAVRHYIEENLKKLDYSHTIDKSDLSTQGACFNLKMLYDKVNDEYFNNAIDLLITWFGKRNSRSSQRSKLTLGLYHDQLKLIKINRFLDEQNIPEYLVNFVIYHEMLHFVCPSYIDKKGIHRIHSKEFKQLEEKFKQFDEVQQWIQENQMELFA from the coding sequence ATGCAAGAGTGTTTTCAAGATTATTTACAAAGATTATTAGGTAATAAGTTAGATCTAAGAATTAATGACAACCGCAGTACCATGTTGAGCGTAAAATGGGAACCGGATAGAACTAAAGTATCTTTACACAGGATGTTTTTAGAGGCACCCCGCAATGTTATGGATGGGCTGGCATGCTATTTGAACCGCGAGGATGAAAGCATCCCCAAAGCTGTCCGGCATTATATTGAGGAAAACTTAAAAAAGTTAGACTATTCACATACCATTGACAAGTCTGATTTGTCTACGCAAGGGGCTTGCTTCAATTTGAAGATGCTTTACGATAAAGTTAATGATGAATATTTTAATAATGCTATTGACCTGTTAATCACTTGGTTTGGAAAACGCAATTCCAGAAGCAGCCAACGCTCCAAATTAACACTTGGACTTTATCATGATCAGCTTAAGCTAATTAAAATTAACAGATTCTTAGATGAACAAAATATTCCTGAATATCTAGTGAATTTTGTTATCTACCATGAAATGCTGCATTTTGTTTGCCCTTCTTATATCGATAAAAAAGGCATCCATCGCATACACTCAAAAGAATTCAAACAATTGGAAGAAAAGTTCAAACAGTTTGATGAAGTCCAGCAATGGATTCAAGAA